From Coffea arabica cultivar ET-39 chromosome 2e, Coffea Arabica ET-39 HiFi, whole genome shotgun sequence, the proteins below share one genomic window:
- the LOC113729785 gene encoding uncharacterized protein isoform X1, whose translation MPQSAAGYIHRIGRTGRAYNTGASVSLVSPEENDMFEDIKSFIGESDNVDSNFIAPFPLLTKNAVEGLRYRAEKELAQLTCECERHMSTQSGGMEQIRFSVLFVFIPMGARCSKLGFCWWPSNLKSNIACSFDFEQCGENETMKLPSFKECSLH comes from the exons ATGCCTCAAAGTGCTGCGGGATATATACATCGAATTGGCCGTACTGGAAGAGCGTATAACACTGGTGCATCTGTCTCTCTG GTGTCCCCTGAGGAGAATGACATGTTTGAAGATATTAAATCCTTCATCGGTGAAAGTGATAACGTGGACTCCAATTTTATAGCTCCATTTCCATTGCTCACTAAGAATGCTGTGGAGGGCTTGAGATATAGAGCTGAG AAAGAACTTGCTCAACTTACTTGTGAATGTGAAAGACATATGAGCACACAATCTGGCGGAATGGAACAG ATTCGTTTTTCAGTATTATTCGTCTTCATTCCAATGGGAGCTCGCTGCTCTAAATTAGGCTTTTGCTGGTGGCCTTCTAACCTCAAATCCAACATCGCTTGTTCCTTTGATTTTG AGCAATGTGGAGAAAATGAGACTATGAAACTGCCATCATTTAAAGAATGCAGTTTACATTAG
- the LOC113729785 gene encoding DEAD-box ATP-dependent RNA helicase 16-like isoform X2, protein MPQSAAGYIHRIGRTGRAYNTGASVSLVSPEENDMFEDIKSFIGESDNVDSNFIAPFPLLTKNAVEGLRYRAEGVSLNLRVADALDGKELLCYVIRAPDFIRVTGIRFTIVTTYWVGEAASVAVSNVPFLM, encoded by the exons ATGCCTCAAAGTGCTGCGGGATATATACATCGAATTGGCCGTACTGGAAGAGCGTATAACACTGGTGCATCTGTCTCTCTG GTGTCCCCTGAGGAGAATGACATGTTTGAAGATATTAAATCCTTCATCGGTGAAAGTGATAACGTGGACTCCAATTTTATAGCTCCATTTCCATTGCTCACTAAGAATGCTGTGGAGGGCTTGAGATATAGAGCTGAG GGTGTTAGCCTAAACCTCCGGGTTGCTGATGCTCTTGATGGAAAGGAATTGTTGTGCTATGTTATACGTGCTCCTGATTTTATTAGAGTAACTGGAATCAGGTTTACGATTGTTACGACTTACTGGGTTGGAGAAGCTGCATCTGTGGCCGTGTCAAATGTGCCTTTCCTGATGTGA
- the LOC140037155 gene encoding phosphatidylglycerophosphate phosphatase 1, chloroplastic/mitochondrial-like: protein MQTTSATPWNTCYYPIPKRFYLQNLHFSSNAYSLYSPETLFTRPPLTLTATNSCSKEQERRKSPKNTQYPCQKKTSFSQGFYSPIETQRTQKREYLETAYSDLEIHSGIFTNMWWVDLKAALGQRINMEGIASSVGIVAKDKHLEKKKKKT from the coding sequence ATGCAAACAACCTCGGCTACTCCATGGAACACTTGCTATTATCCCATCCCTAAACGTTTCTACCTTCAAAATCTCCATTTTTCGAGCAATGCTTATTCCCTCTATTCCCCAGAAACGTTATTCACCAGGCCCCCTCTGACACTTACAGCAACAAACAGTTGCAGCAAAGAACAGGAAAGGAGAAAAAGCCCAAAAAACACCCAGTACCCATGTCAGAAAAAAACCTCATTTTCACAAGGTTTTTACTCTCCCATTGAAACTCAGAGAACCCAGAAAAGAGAATATCTAGAAACAGCATATAGTGATTTAGAGATCCACTCGGGTATTTTTACAAACATGTGGTGGGTAGATTTGAAAGCTGCATTAGGGCAGAGAATTAACATGGAGGGTATTGCTTCTTCTGTTGGGATTGTGGCAAAAGATAAGCatttggagaagaagaagaagaaaacttaG
- the LOC113729788 gene encoding uncharacterized protein, translated as MTLIGGMATGGIAPSFLSGGNHLKGYQLWSPNSSSLVKTPTLTVQKNFSRRRLPRNWTVHATYNDRRGGGGGDFVAGFLLGGAIFGTLAYVFAPQIRRSLLNEDEYGFRRAKRPIYYDEGLEKTRQTLNEKISQLNSAIDNVSSRLRGGNSMPPVPIEADPEEATM; from the exons ATGACACTCATCGGCGGCATGGCCACCGGCGGCATcgctccctcttttctttcag GTGGAAACCATCTCAAGGGCTACCAACTTTGGTCCCCAAACTCCTCTTCCTTGGTCAAGACACCAACTCTGACAGTCCAAAAGAACTTCAGCCGTCGGAGACTTCCTCGCAATTGGACTGTTCATGCAACCTACAA TGATCGTAggggtggaggtggtggtgatTTTGTGGCTGGTTTCCTTTTAGGAGGTGCAATTTTTGGGACACTTGCATATGTTTTTGCTCCCCAg ATAAGAAGATCGCTTTTGAATGAAGACGAGTACGGTTTCCGTAGGGCAAAGCGACCAATTTACTATGACGAAGGTTTAGAG AAAACGAGGCAGACATTAAATGAAAAGATAAGTCAACTTAATTCTGCTATTGACAATGTCTCTTCTCGGCTGAGAGGTGGCAATAGCATGCCTCCGGTGCCAATTGAGGCTGATCCTGAAGAAGCGACAATGTAA
- the LOC113729787 gene encoding putative gamma-glutamylcyclotransferase At3g02910 gives MGAADSLEEMGMGNHYSLHNDNTSTCSGSGSSSTLIFTYGTLKHGFSNHTLLQDMMASGDAAFLGLCRTANQLPLVCGPYRVPFLLNFHGRGHPVSGELYSVSPRALARMDDLEGVTRGHYDRLPIRVVLIHEEEEEEEEEDHDPLPIEAEAYYAHSTYAEALWKRNGEKGYHCYSEKEAKGYVKRKDRPQHLSFLDQIQLFLSSPSPPPPDLHPIAAAGVATTASK, from the coding sequence ATGGGAGCAGCAGACAGTCTGGAAGAAATGGGCATGGGCAACCATTACTCCCTCCATAATGATAATACTTCTACTTGCAGCGGCAGCGGCAGCAGCAGCACCCTAATTTTCACCTACGGAACTCTCAAGCACGGTTTCTCCAATCACACCCTCTTACAAGACATGATGGCCTCCGGAGATGCCGCCTTCCTGGGCCTCTGCCGGACCGCCAACCAACTCCCTCTCGTCTGCGGGCCCTACAGAGTTCCCTTCCTGCTCAATTTTCACGGCCGCGGCCACCCTGTCTCCGGCGAGCTCTACTCCGTCTCCCCAAGGGCATTGGCCCGCATGGACGACTTGGAGGGCGTCACTCGCGGTCACTACGACAGGCTGCCCATCAGGGTCGTCCTCATCcacgaggaggaggaggaagaggaagaggaggaTCATGACCCCCTTCCCATAGAGGCCGAGGCCTACTACGCACACTCAACCTATGCGGAGGCGCTCTGGAAGAGGAACGGGGAGAAGGGATACCACTGCTACTCCGAGAAAGAGGCCAAAGGATACGTCAAGCGCAAAGACAGGCCCCAGCATCTCTCTTTCTTGGACCAAATTCAACTTTTTCTGTCTTCTCCTTCCCCTCCTCCTCCTGATTTACATCCAATTGCTGCTGCTGGTGTTGCTACTACTGCCTCCAAATAA
- the LOC113729786 gene encoding uncharacterized protein isoform X1: MSSVCIVQHQHPLSIMNFMAGSPPPPIPHLSRIKSSTNPPLFPHPLHSTISTSPLTPAPTFSFPFSSSSSASSLFFPFPGTPTSPPIITPLPSSSMSTSFSTSYYSDNNGFAYHHPTPTTTRLSSSSSDDGSSDDFSHTTTHSQTDSDSEDDDDDDDDDSHVPIPQCHRRRSCHHNLHDFSPHSPSSLPDRWDVLGLGQAMVDFSGMVDDEFLERLGLEKGTRKVVNHEERGRVLQAMDGCSYKAAAGGSLSNSLVALARLGGLPVGGPSLNVAMAGSVGSDPLGGFYRSKLKRANVSFLSAPVNEGTTGTVVVLTTPDAQRTMLAYQGTSSTISYDSSLASSICKTDVLIVEGYLFEFPDTIKTISKACEVARSFGALVAVTASDISCIERHYDDFWDIMANYADIVFANSDEARAFCHFSSKESPVSATRYLSHFVPLVSVTDGPRGSYIGVKGEAVYIPAPPCMPPVDTCGAGDAYASGILYGILRGVSDLKGMGGFAAKVASVVVGQQGTRLRVQDAVKLAKSFALCRESSSAI; the protein is encoded by the exons ATGTCGTCGGTTTGTATCGTCCAACACCAACACCCCTTATCTATCATGAATTTCATGGCTGGGTCTCCTCCTCCACCAATTCCCCACTTGTCCAGGATCAAATCCTCCACCAATCCCCCTCTCTTTCCTCACCCCCTTCATTCTACCATCTCCACCTCTCCACTCACTCCTGCTcctactttttcttttcccttttccagCTCTTCCTCCGCATCTTCTCTATTTTTCCCTTTCCCCGGCACCCCTACCTCTCCTCCTATTATTACTcctcttccttcttcttctaTGTCTACCTCCTTTTCAACTTCTTATTACTCTGACAATAATGGCTTTGCCTACCACCACCCTACTCCCACCACCACCAggctctcctcctcctcctccgacGATGGAAGTTCCGATGATTTTAGTCATACAACCACCCATTCCCAAACTGATTCCGACtctgaagatgatgatgatgacgatgACGACGACTCCCACGTTCCAATTCCTCAATGCCACCGCCGCCGCAGCTGCCACCACAATCTTCATGATTTCTCTCCTCATTCTCCTTCTTCTTTGCCCGACAGATGGGACGTCTTGGGTCTCGGCCAGGCCATG GTTGATTTTTCTGGCATGGTtgatgatgaattcctcgagaGACTTGGACTGGAAAAGGGTACAAGGAAAGTTGTAAATCATGAGGAAAGGGGTAGAGTTTTACAGGCTATGGATGGATGCAGCTACAAGGCTGCAGCTGGTGGCTCTCTTTCCAATAGTCTGGTCGCCTTGGCCAGGCTTGGTGGTCTACCTGTTGGAGGCCCTTCCCTAAATGTAGCTATGGCAGGCAGTGTTGGAAGTGATCCGCTTGGTGGGTTTTACAG GTCAAAATTGAAACGAGCAAATGTGAGTTTCCTGTCGGCACCTGTTAATGAGGGAACTACTGGAACAGTTGTTGTTCTCACAACACCAGATGCCCAGCGTACAATGCTTGCTTATCAG GGTACATCTTCCACCATTAGTTATGATTCCTCCTTGGCTAGCTCAATTTGCAAAACAGATGTGCTCATTGTTGAAGGATATCTATTTGAATTTCCTGATACAATCAAAACCATATCAAAAGCATGTGAGGTTGCCCGCAGCTTTGGTGCTTTAGTCGCTGTCACAGCATCAGATATTTCTTGCATTGAGAGACACTATGATGATTTTTG GGACATCATGGCTAACTATGCTGACATCGTTTTTGCGAATAGCGATGAAGCCAGAGCTTTCTGTCACTTTTCCTCGAAGGAAAGCCCCGTTTCGGCTACAAGGTACCTAAGCCACTTTGTGCCTCTAGTATCGGTGACGGATGGACCAAGAGGATCTTATATTGGGGTGAAAGGGGAAGCAGTGTATATTCCTGCTCCTCCTTGCATGCCGCCGGTGGATACTTGTGGTGCGGGGGATGCTTATGCTTCAGGTATATTGTATGGTATACTGCGGGGAGTTTCGGATTTGAAAGGTATGGGTGGCTTTGCCGCTAAGGTGGCATCTGTAGTTGTTGGGCAACAAGGAACTCGGCTTAGGGTGCAAGATGCTGTGAAACTGGCCAAGTCTTTTGCATTGTGTCGGGAGAGCTCCTCCGCCATTTGA
- the LOC113729786 gene encoding uncharacterized protein isoform X2, with protein sequence MSSVCIVQHQHPLSIMNFMAGSPPPPIPHLSRIKSSTNPPLFPHPLHSTISTSPLTPAPTFSFPFSSSSSASSLFFPFPGTPTSPPIITPLPSSSMSTSFSTSYYSDNNGFAYHHPTPTTTRLSSSSSDDGSSDDFSHTTTHSQTDSDSEDDDDDDDDDSHVPIPQCHRRRSCHHNLHDFSPHSPSSLPDRWDVLGLGQAMVDFSGMVDDEFLERLGLEKGTRKVVNHEERGRVLQAMDGCSYKAAAGGSLSNSLVALARLGGLPVGGPSLNVAMAGSVGSDPLGGFYRSKLKRANVSFLSAPVNEGTTGTVVVLTTPDAQRTMLAYQGTSSTISYDSSLASSICKTDVLIVEGYLFEFPDTIKTISKACEVARSFGALVAVTASDISCIERHYDDFCDEARAFCHFSSKESPVSATRYLSHFVPLVSVTDGPRGSYIGVKGEAVYIPAPPCMPPVDTCGAGDAYASGILYGILRGVSDLKGMGGFAAKVASVVVGQQGTRLRVQDAVKLAKSFALCRESSSAI encoded by the exons ATGTCGTCGGTTTGTATCGTCCAACACCAACACCCCTTATCTATCATGAATTTCATGGCTGGGTCTCCTCCTCCACCAATTCCCCACTTGTCCAGGATCAAATCCTCCACCAATCCCCCTCTCTTTCCTCACCCCCTTCATTCTACCATCTCCACCTCTCCACTCACTCCTGCTcctactttttcttttcccttttccagCTCTTCCTCCGCATCTTCTCTATTTTTCCCTTTCCCCGGCACCCCTACCTCTCCTCCTATTATTACTcctcttccttcttcttctaTGTCTACCTCCTTTTCAACTTCTTATTACTCTGACAATAATGGCTTTGCCTACCACCACCCTACTCCCACCACCACCAggctctcctcctcctcctccgacGATGGAAGTTCCGATGATTTTAGTCATACAACCACCCATTCCCAAACTGATTCCGACtctgaagatgatgatgatgacgatgACGACGACTCCCACGTTCCAATTCCTCAATGCCACCGCCGCCGCAGCTGCCACCACAATCTTCATGATTTCTCTCCTCATTCTCCTTCTTCTTTGCCCGACAGATGGGACGTCTTGGGTCTCGGCCAGGCCATG GTTGATTTTTCTGGCATGGTtgatgatgaattcctcgagaGACTTGGACTGGAAAAGGGTACAAGGAAAGTTGTAAATCATGAGGAAAGGGGTAGAGTTTTACAGGCTATGGATGGATGCAGCTACAAGGCTGCAGCTGGTGGCTCTCTTTCCAATAGTCTGGTCGCCTTGGCCAGGCTTGGTGGTCTACCTGTTGGAGGCCCTTCCCTAAATGTAGCTATGGCAGGCAGTGTTGGAAGTGATCCGCTTGGTGGGTTTTACAG GTCAAAATTGAAACGAGCAAATGTGAGTTTCCTGTCGGCACCTGTTAATGAGGGAACTACTGGAACAGTTGTTGTTCTCACAACACCAGATGCCCAGCGTACAATGCTTGCTTATCAG GGTACATCTTCCACCATTAGTTATGATTCCTCCTTGGCTAGCTCAATTTGCAAAACAGATGTGCTCATTGTTGAAGGATATCTATTTGAATTTCCTGATACAATCAAAACCATATCAAAAGCATGTGAGGTTGCCCGCAGCTTTGGTGCTTTAGTCGCTGTCACAGCATCAGATATTTCTTGCATTGAGAGACACTATGATGATTTTTG CGATGAAGCCAGAGCTTTCTGTCACTTTTCCTCGAAGGAAAGCCCCGTTTCGGCTACAAGGTACCTAAGCCACTTTGTGCCTCTAGTATCGGTGACGGATGGACCAAGAGGATCTTATATTGGGGTGAAAGGGGAAGCAGTGTATATTCCTGCTCCTCCTTGCATGCCGCCGGTGGATACTTGTGGTGCGGGGGATGCTTATGCTTCAGGTATATTGTATGGTATACTGCGGGGAGTTTCGGATTTGAAAGGTATGGGTGGCTTTGCCGCTAAGGTGGCATCTGTAGTTGTTGGGCAACAAGGAACTCGGCTTAGGGTGCAAGATGCTGTGAAACTGGCCAAGTCTTTTGCATTGTGTCGGGAGAGCTCCTCCGCCATTTGA
- the LOC113729792 gene encoding uncharacterized protein gives MDKKAKEGEEEKQTKEEEEEEEEDVGVDCKTCKRCRHSYSPKSNNPNSCRYHPSFFVCRRHDDQKRYYELGADDPPYAAKFYDCCGAEDPQASGCVTSFHISYDDN, from the exons ATGGATAAGAAAGCAAAAGAAGGCGAAGAAGAAAAGCAAAccaaggaggaggaggaggaggaggaggaggatgtaGGGGTGGATTGCAAGACTTGCAAGCGGTGCAGACACAGCTactctccaaaatccaataaCCCTAATTCATGTCGATATCATCCTTCTTTCTTCGTGTGTCGTCGTCACGACGATCAGAAAAG GTACTACGAGTTGGGAGCTGATGATCCTCCTTATGCTGCCAAGTTTTACGATTGCTGCGGAGCAGAAGACCCGCAAGCATCTGGATGTGTTACCAGTTTCCATATCTCGTATGATGATAACTAA
- the LOC113729791 gene encoding uncharacterized protein isoform X1 produces the protein MWVELICGLIIFRLLKRFFYDDGDAADILDADAFSSDATALFTVAHRLEKLYGGKAYVGLQIPDPDAATRQSIDMVLVTKREAVIVSIKNVSGMISIDSKDGAWICTAIPGTGHNKHHISQDQRLPDPVAETKQLIPILESYLEQRGLALPEGYLSYKVICPNPNFCTVHPNLFPSEVITYDQWTQLKPEPKNMLSGWIKGAFGGGKKEMQESLHEKLDFILGTAPMWDRLELKGNKFLFGEFLDFKGKQDDIQALRNVKRSKVGSLIIQKTSMLGLAHSKLQVLYSSRDYRGEGTSASEWKEATVRSNTEVLFQPQNSTKTRKYKLSSVISMSLSA, from the exons atGTGGGTGGAGTTGATTTGTGGTCTGATAATCTTCCGATTGCTGAAGCGTTTCTTCTACGACGATGGCGACGCCGCCGATATTCTGGACGCCGATGCCTTCTCCTCGGACGCTACTGCCCTTTTTACTGTTGCCCATCGCCTCGAGAAGCTGTACGGAGGAAAAGCTTATGTGGGACTCCAGATCCCAGACCCCGATGCCGCCACCCGCCAGAGTATCGACATGGTTCTCGTCACCAAgag GGAAGCAGTGATCGTTTCTATCAAGAATGTCTCTGGAATGATCTCCATAGATAGCAAAGATGGTGCCTGGATTTGCACTGCCATACCCGGCACTGGACATAACAAGCACCACATCTCCCAGGACCAGCGTCTTCCGGATCCT GTAGCAGAAACCAAACAACTGATTCCCATTCTTGAATCATATCTTGAACAAAGGGGCCTTGCTCTTCCAGAAGGTTATCTGTCTTATAAAGTCATATGTCCTAACCccaatttctg TACTGTTCATCCAAATTTATTTCCTTCTGAGGTCATCACATATGACCAGTGGACACAATTAAAGCCAGAGCCTAAGAACATGCTATCGGGTTGGATAAAGGGTGCATTTGGTGGCGGAAAAAAGGAAATGCAGGAGTCATTACATGAGAAACTTGATTTTATCCTGGGCACGGCTCCAATGTGGGATAG GTTGGAGCTCAAGGGCAACAAGTTTCTCTTTGGAGAATTTCTGGACTTTAAAGGGAAGCAAGACGATATTCAGGCTTTAAGGAATGTTAAAAGATCAAAAGTTGGTAGTCTTATTATCCAGAAAACAAGCATGTTGGGTTTAG CTCACTCAAAACTTCAAGTTCTGTACTCTTCTCGTGACTACCGTGGTGAGGGGACTTCTGCATCAGAGTGGAAGGAAGCGACTGTTAGATCAAACACCGAGGTGTTATTTCAGCCCCAGAATTCTACTAAAACACGCAAATACAAGCTATCGTCAGTTATTTCGATGTCATTGAGTGCCTGA
- the LOC113729791 gene encoding uncharacterized protein isoform X2, with protein sequence MLSPPDNTTSFGHFLPEAVIVSIKNVSGMISIDSKDGAWICTAIPGTGHNKHHISQDQRLPDPVAETKQLIPILESYLEQRGLALPEGYLSYKVICPNPNFCTVHPNLFPSEVITYDQWTQLKPEPKNMLSGWIKGAFGGGKKEMQESLHEKLDFILGTAPMWDRLELKGNKFLFGEFLDFKGKQDDIQALRNVKRSKVGSLIIQKTSMLGLAHSKLQVLYSSRDYRGEGTSASEWKEATVRSNTEVLFQPQNSTKTRKYKLSSVISMSLSA encoded by the exons ATGTTAAGCCCTCCTGACAACACCACGAGTTTCGGCCACTTCCTCCC GGAAGCAGTGATCGTTTCTATCAAGAATGTCTCTGGAATGATCTCCATAGATAGCAAAGATGGTGCCTGGATTTGCACTGCCATACCCGGCACTGGACATAACAAGCACCACATCTCCCAGGACCAGCGTCTTCCGGATCCT GTAGCAGAAACCAAACAACTGATTCCCATTCTTGAATCATATCTTGAACAAAGGGGCCTTGCTCTTCCAGAAGGTTATCTGTCTTATAAAGTCATATGTCCTAACCccaatttctg TACTGTTCATCCAAATTTATTTCCTTCTGAGGTCATCACATATGACCAGTGGACACAATTAAAGCCAGAGCCTAAGAACATGCTATCGGGTTGGATAAAGGGTGCATTTGGTGGCGGAAAAAAGGAAATGCAGGAGTCATTACATGAGAAACTTGATTTTATCCTGGGCACGGCTCCAATGTGGGATAG GTTGGAGCTCAAGGGCAACAAGTTTCTCTTTGGAGAATTTCTGGACTTTAAAGGGAAGCAAGACGATATTCAGGCTTTAAGGAATGTTAAAAGATCAAAAGTTGGTAGTCTTATTATCCAGAAAACAAGCATGTTGGGTTTAG CTCACTCAAAACTTCAAGTTCTGTACTCTTCTCGTGACTACCGTGGTGAGGGGACTTCTGCATCAGAGTGGAAGGAAGCGACTGTTAGATCAAACACCGAGGTGTTATTTCAGCCCCAGAATTCTACTAAAACACGCAAATACAAGCTATCGTCAGTTATTTCGATGTCATTGAGTGCCTGA